The nucleotide sequence CGTCGCGATCATCCCGTTGTACATCGCATGTCTGACGATCAGTTACCTGTCGTGCCAACTGATGGTTACCTTCACGACCCATGGGTCGGTGGGACCATATCTGCACTACTTCACGATGCTCATCGACGCCAGAGACGTTGGCTACTCGGTGATCAAGGCCGTGGTTTTCGTGGCGCTGGCGTCGGTGGTCCAGTGCTACTACGGCTTTTGCGCCGAAGGCGGGCCAGAGGGCGTCGGTGTTGCCGCCGGACACGCCATGCGTGCCAGTATCACCGTCGTCATCATCGTCAACATGGTGCTGACCATGGCGCTGTGGAGCGTTGACGCCGGCGTCAGGTTCGGCGGCTGACGATGACCAATCACATTGACCTCGACGGGATTTACTTCTCGAAGCGACAGTTGCTCGCGCGTGGGGGCATCGCGCTGGTCGTTGTCTTGCTGGTGACGTCGTGGCTGCTGGCCAAGTCCATGGGCTATCTGGATCGCGGTGTCCAAGTGGTCGCCGACCTGCGCAACATCGGCGACGGTCTACCGGCCGGGTCCGACGTCAAATACCGGGGGATCCAGGTTGGCACCGTCGAGAGCCTCGATCCGTCGATCGGCAACCAACCGAACCAGGTGCGGATTCGCCTCAAACCGGAGTACGCGGCGTCGATACCGGTGACCGTCACCGCGCGCGTCGTACCGAGCAATGTCTTTGCGGTGTCGTCGATCCAACTCGTCGAGCACGGGCCCGGCACACCCATCAGCGACGGCGAGCGGATCAGCGAAGACACCGACCTACCTACTGTGTTGTTCCAGACAGCGCTGACCAAGCTGCGCGACATTCTTGCCGCTGCCGGCCGTAATCGCGATGATCACACCCTCGGAGTGCTTGCGGCCGTCGGAGCCGCGACGAACAATCGCAACGGCGCACTGCAGCTGAGTACGCACCAGCTGATTCGGATCATCGACGAGCTCAACGGTGTCGTTGCGACTGACCAAGGTCCGTCGACTGTCGCCGCGCTGGTGGATGCGGCGCGTGGGCTGTCGCAGAGCGCACCGGAGTTACTGGATGCGTTTCACGATGCCGTCGCGCCGATGCGGACACTTGTCGACAAGCAGCAGGCGCTGCACGACTTCCTCGGGGCCGGGCAATATACGACCGGGCTGGCCGTCAATTCCTTGCAGAACCACTCCGACCAGCTCGTTCAGATAACGACGGATCTCACCCCGGTCGTCGGTGTATTCGCCGACAACGCACAGCACTTCGTGCCGATCACCGAGCGGATCACCAGATTCTCGGACAAGTTTTTCGAGGAGGTTTGGGACCCGGCCTCGACCGTTGCCCACGGTCGTGTGAACGTCTCGTTCACACCGTCCTATACCTATACCCGGGCCGACTGCCCGAGGTACGGGGAGCTGCGGGCCCCGAGCTGCTTTACCGCACCCCTGGTTCAGGCTCGGCCCGACCTTCCTGAGGTGTTACTCCCGCAGAATTACCAGCCTCCACCGAATCTGGCTCCCCCGCCTGGGACGGTCGTGGGTCCTGACGGAAACCTCGTCGCGGTTGGCCCGCCGCTGATCAATCCCACCCCGAACCTCGAGGATCCCAATCCGCCACTGCCTGCCGGGGTGACGCCTGCGCCTCCAGTTCCGGGCACCGCTAACCCGGATCTGCTTCCCGCGGCTCCGTCATCTTTCGGGGGCAACGTCGGGCCGGTCGGCAGTGTGCAAGAACGCGCAGCCCTGAGTCTGATCACCGGGGAGCAAGCGACCGTCGCGACCCAGCTGCTGCTGGGGCCGGTGGCCCGCGGCGCCATCGCCAGCCGAACTCAGCAAACACCGACGGAGAGCAAATGATGCGAAGGCAGCCGGCCAATGACTAGTCCCCGGACACGAACACGACGCGGCGCGCTGCTGTGGGTGGCATTCTTCTTGGTGGTCGCTACGGCGTTGACGTGGATGGTCTATGTCACGCTGCGCCGCGACGTCAAAGGACCCACGGCCCGCTATGGCGCCCTGTTTACCGATGTTTTCGGGCTTCGTGAGGGTGACGATGTCCGGGTCGCGGGGGTGCGAGTTGGACGGGTACAGAAGGTCGAACTCGACCAAACGCTGGCGCGCGTGTCGTTCATCGTGCAGCAGGGCCAGGCGAT is from Mycobacterium marinum and encodes:
- a CDS encoding MlaD family protein, encoding MTNHIDLDGIYFSKRQLLARGGIALVVVLLVTSWLLAKSMGYLDRGVQVVADLRNIGDGLPAGSDVKYRGIQVGTVESLDPSIGNQPNQVRIRLKPEYAASIPVTVTARVVPSNVFAVSSIQLVEHGPGTPISDGERISEDTDLPTVLFQTALTKLRDILAAAGRNRDDHTLGVLAAVGAATNNRNGALQLSTHQLIRIIDELNGVVATDQGPSTVAALVDAARGLSQSAPELLDAFHDAVAPMRTLVDKQQALHDFLGAGQYTTGLAVNSLQNHSDQLVQITTDLTPVVGVFADNAQHFVPITERITRFSDKFFEEVWDPASTVAHGRVNVSFTPSYTYTRADCPRYGELRAPSCFTAPLVQARPDLPEVLLPQNYQPPPNLAPPPGTVVGPDGNLVAVGPPLINPTPNLEDPNPPLPAGVTPAPPVPGTANPDLLPAAPSSFGGNVGPVGSVQERAALSLITGEQATVATQLLLGPVARGAIASRTQQTPTESK